A genomic segment from uncultured Vibrio sp. encodes:
- a CDS encoding TRAP transporter large permease subunit: MEANEWIVIAMFGSFILLLFTGIPVAYVLGGIGIVFAAIGYFADLYLDTFTGLDYTTLGLVVNRIYKVMDNWILVALPMFIFMGNMLDKSGIAEKLMSSMQALFGKVHGGLAITVMAIGIILAASTGIIGASVVLLTVMSLPSMMRQGYHLPLALGTVASAGTLGILLPPSIMLVIMADQLGLSVGDLFMGAIMPGLLLGSLYIMYILTVGKLTPNKAPIPENVEPVDWKLILQVFKDITPTVVLIFCVLGSIFAGIATPTEASGIGALGATLLAAYNRKLNLKVLKEVMLSSYGTTAYIFMIFLGASCFALVLRELGGDELIESFLSGLPFGQYGIIAFILLIVFMLGFFLDWIEITLIALPLLAPVVASLGIELDGHGVVDNPSLVWFVMLVAMALQTSFLTPPVGFALFYLKGVCPEGVSLKDIYRGVIPFIAIQLIALICLVIWPQLVLWFPSVAYG, encoded by the coding sequence ATGGAAGCGAATGAATGGATTGTTATCGCCATGTTTGGCTCGTTCATCCTGTTGTTATTTACCGGTATTCCTGTAGCGTACGTACTAGGCGGAATTGGCATTGTCTTCGCGGCAATTGGCTATTTTGCCGATCTCTATTTGGACACATTTACCGGGCTTGATTACACCACCTTAGGTCTCGTTGTGAACCGTATTTATAAGGTAATGGATAACTGGATATTAGTTGCCTTGCCGATGTTTATCTTTATGGGCAACATGCTCGACAAGTCTGGTATTGCCGAGAAGCTTATGTCCTCGATGCAAGCCTTGTTTGGCAAAGTACACGGCGGCCTAGCGATTACTGTCATGGCGATTGGTATCATACTCGCCGCTTCGACAGGCATCATTGGTGCATCGGTCGTCTTGCTGACGGTGATGTCTCTGCCAAGTATGATGCGTCAGGGTTACCATCTTCCTCTAGCACTTGGTACAGTTGCATCAGCAGGTACTTTGGGGATACTGCTTCCACCATCCATCATGCTAGTTATCATGGCAGACCAACTTGGATTATCGGTTGGCGACTTGTTTATGGGTGCGATTATGCCGGGTCTGCTTCTTGGTAGCCTATACATTATGTATATCCTTACCGTTGGCAAACTGACACCTAACAAAGCGCCGATTCCAGAAAATGTAGAGCCTGTCGACTGGAAACTCATCTTACAAGTATTCAAAGATATTACACCAACAGTCGTGCTAATATTCTGTGTATTAGGTTCGATCTTCGCTGGCATAGCAACACCAACAGAAGCCTCTGGTATTGGCGCCTTAGGGGCCACATTACTTGCTGCTTATAATAGAAAGCTCAACCTTAAAGTTCTGAAAGAAGTTATGCTCTCTTCATATGGAACGACTGCCTACATATTTATGATCTTCCTAGGCGCATCCTGCTTTGCTTTGGTTCTTCGCGAGTTAGGCGGTGACGAACTGATTGAGTCATTCCTAAGCGGCTTACCTTTCGGTCAGTACGGTATTATCGCGTTTATTCTGTTGATCGTATTTATGCTTGGATTCTTCCTCGACTGGATAGAAATCACCCTTATAGCCCTGCCGCTACTAGCCCCCGTCGTGGCAAGCTTAGGGATCGAGCTTGACGGTCATGGCGTGGTGGATAACCCAAGCCTGGTATGGTTTGTTATGCTGGTCGCGATGGCGCTGCAAACCAGTTTCCTCACGCCACCAGTCGGTTTTGCTCTGTTCTATCTGAAAGGTGTTTGTCCTGAAGGCGTGTCACTGAAAGATATTTATCGCGGTGTGATTCCGTTTATCGCAATCCAGTTAATCGCATTAATCTGCCTGGTTATATGGCCACAATTGGTGTTGTGGTTCCCTAGTGTTGCCTATGGTTAA
- a CDS encoding TRAP transporter small permease subunit, producing MSKVLYSSPTVPLYFQIERLVISASKALAWTNLALIAVIIIQVVMRKVFSNGQIALEELQWHLYATAVMFGTAYAQVTNLHVRVDLFYHKFSARKKALVDILGILFLAAPFVVIVILHSYDFAYEAWRVNESSAAPSGLPYRWMIKAVIPLSFSLLLLSMVAKFLRDMDTLVKGDDHGSE from the coding sequence ATGAGCAAAGTGCTATATTCTTCCCCAACCGTCCCACTCTATTTTCAAATCGAGAGGCTGGTTATTTCCGCGAGTAAAGCGTTGGCCTGGACAAACCTCGCGTTAATAGCGGTTATCATCATTCAGGTCGTAATGCGCAAAGTCTTTTCCAACGGGCAAATTGCGCTTGAAGAACTGCAATGGCACCTCTATGCCACAGCAGTCATGTTCGGAACCGCGTATGCACAGGTGACCAATTTGCACGTTCGAGTTGACCTGTTTTATCACAAGTTCTCCGCTCGCAAAAAAGCCCTGGTCGACATACTCGGTATTCTGTTTCTTGCGGCACCATTCGTTGTTATCGTCATTCTCCATTCCTACGACTTCGCTTATGAAGCTTGGCGAGTCAACGAGAGTTCAGCCGCCCCTTCCGGATTACCTTACCGCTGGATGATAAAAGCCGTAATCCCTTTAAGCTTTAGCCTGCTATTGCTTTCAATGGTGGCGAAATTTTTACGCGATATGGATACTTTAGTCAAAGGAGACGATCATGGAAGCGAATGA
- a CDS encoding TRAP transporter substrate-binding protein: MNLKKVAVATALMISASGLSVTAQAADKKILLKTPIAFGSHLPALGTPIQWFADRIEQTSGGTIKMKIYEPGKLVNPPEILDAVSTGKVNAGYAISGYWQGKLPASAIFSSIPFGPEAPEFMAWLFFGNGLKLYQEMYDQGGFNVKVMPCAMNSPETSGWFRKPIEKPEDLKGLNMRFYGLGASVMEKLGVGTVQIPGGEIFGALEKGAIDASEFSQPAVDDRLGFHKVAKYNYFPGWHQQSTVFELLINKDTWNDMSATQQSAVETTCMAAMTYSIAEGEAMQYAAMEKAKQNGVEIRYWNQEMLDLFKNTWMEVVEEKKTEDPFFDKVWTDLNNFRKGYALWSANGFLPRETQNQ; encoded by the coding sequence ATGAATCTTAAGAAAGTTGCCGTTGCTACTGCGTTAATGATTTCCGCTTCTGGTCTTTCTGTCACTGCTCAGGCCGCTGATAAGAAGATACTGCTAAAAACCCCTATTGCCTTTGGTAGTCACCTTCCAGCTCTGGGCACCCCTATCCAATGGTTTGCAGACAGAATTGAACAAACCTCCGGTGGCACCATCAAAATGAAAATCTACGAGCCGGGCAAATTGGTTAACCCGCCGGAGATTCTCGACGCGGTATCAACAGGGAAAGTAAACGCTGGCTACGCCATTTCTGGTTACTGGCAAGGTAAACTACCTGCGTCAGCAATATTTTCTTCGATTCCTTTTGGTCCGGAAGCGCCTGAGTTCATGGCATGGTTATTCTTCGGCAACGGCTTAAAACTCTATCAAGAGATGTATGACCAAGGCGGCTTTAACGTCAAAGTGATGCCTTGTGCGATGAACTCTCCTGAAACATCAGGCTGGTTCCGAAAACCGATTGAAAAACCAGAAGACTTAAAAGGCCTTAATATGCGCTTCTACGGATTAGGGGCGTCTGTGATGGAAAAACTGGGTGTGGGCACAGTTCAGATCCCTGGTGGTGAGATCTTCGGCGCGCTTGAGAAGGGAGCAATTGACGCTTCTGAATTCTCTCAACCTGCTGTTGATGATCGCTTAGGCTTCCATAAAGTCGCCAAGTACAACTACTTTCCAGGATGGCACCAACAATCAACCGTGTTTGAACTGTTGATCAACAAAGATACTTGGAATGACATGAGTGCAACTCAACAATCGGCAGTCGAAACCACTTGTATGGCAGCAATGACTTATTCGATTGCAGAGGGTGAAGCGATGCAATATGCCGCAATGGAAAAAGCGAAGCAAAACGGTGTCGAGATTCGCTACTGGAACCAAGAGATGCTGGATCTATTCAAGAACACTTGGATGGAAGTGGTGGAAGAGAAGAAAACAGAAGATCCGTTCTTCGACAAAGTTTGGACCGACCTGAACAACTTCCGTAAGGGTTACGCATTGTGGTCTGCGAACGGCTTCTTGCCTCGTGAAACACAAAACCAATAG
- a CDS encoding cache domain-containing protein: MGLVSNRRLTINIILLSIVPLIVVVVIVASILFSQAKQLVDDQVALTRLNVLSVKKQELKQYVEMAVKSIKPYYEDESLPTHVAQQLVAEKLSQLTYGEDGYFFVYSWQGDALVLPYQPERVGRNWWGVEDLTGKKLLQELIHAGRAGGGFVNYLWHKPSTKEPLPKLSYAISLDRWQWMVGTGVYIDDIEKQVTQMENGFDQNVGKTSSALFVLMFVAITVIAGLGASLNLNMRRLANEQLSVLNQQIIDSQENERHRVSRELHDGVNQLLVAAKYRLDNVTKEQDDEKKEFELDASKNAMEQAIVEVRRISKDLRPPQLDDLGLVAGIEAYLNELRERTQLELVFEHDTEGEEFVPQVETTLYRVVQEALHNVEKHANAQGVDIIMQREGRMLILTVSDDGVGIPPNHLKAYKSKQSTFEHMGLQNMKERIQAIGGIFEVNSETGQGTEIRVSLNMEFI, encoded by the coding sequence ATGGGATTGGTTAGCAACCGCAGGCTTACAATAAACATCATACTACTCTCAATTGTTCCTTTGATTGTGGTGGTGGTCATTGTTGCGAGTATCTTATTTAGTCAGGCAAAACAGTTAGTTGATGATCAAGTTGCGTTAACACGACTCAATGTTTTGTCGGTCAAAAAGCAAGAGCTGAAGCAGTACGTAGAAATGGCAGTGAAAAGTATTAAGCCTTACTACGAAGATGAATCGCTACCCACTCACGTTGCCCAACAATTAGTGGCTGAAAAATTGAGCCAACTCACATATGGGGAAGATGGGTACTTTTTTGTCTACAGCTGGCAAGGTGATGCTTTGGTGTTGCCTTACCAACCAGAACGGGTTGGTCGAAATTGGTGGGGGGTAGAAGATCTTACGGGCAAAAAGCTGCTCCAGGAGTTGATTCACGCAGGGAGAGCGGGTGGCGGGTTTGTTAACTATCTCTGGCATAAACCATCGACAAAAGAACCACTGCCCAAGTTGAGCTATGCGATTTCTCTCGATAGGTGGCAATGGATGGTTGGCACTGGGGTGTATATAGACGATATCGAGAAACAAGTAACGCAGATGGAGAACGGCTTCGACCAGAATGTGGGGAAAACCAGCAGTGCGCTGTTTGTGCTGATGTTTGTCGCGATAACCGTCATCGCAGGATTAGGAGCTTCACTGAACCTTAACATGCGTCGTTTAGCTAATGAGCAGCTCAGTGTTCTAAACCAACAGATTATTGATTCACAGGAAAATGAACGTCATCGAGTCTCACGCGAATTACATGACGGAGTCAATCAACTGCTGGTGGCGGCCAAATACCGTTTAGATAACGTAACGAAAGAGCAAGATGACGAGAAGAAAGAGTTCGAATTAGACGCGAGTAAAAATGCGATGGAACAGGCGATTGTAGAAGTTCGGCGTATATCAAAAGACTTACGTCCACCACAGTTGGATGACTTAGGCTTAGTCGCAGGTATAGAAGCTTACCTGAATGAGTTACGTGAACGGACGCAATTGGAGTTGGTCTTTGAACACGATACTGAAGGCGAAGAGTTTGTTCCTCAAGTAGAAACTACCTTGTATCGAGTCGTACAGGAAGCATTGCATAACGTCGAGAAACACGCCAATGCGCAAGGTGTCGATATCATCATGCAGCGTGAAGGGCGTATGTTGATTCTTACTGTCAGCGATGATGGGGTCGGTATTCCTCCAAATCATTTGAAAGCGTATAAGAGCAAACAATCGACGTTTGAGCACATGGGGCTGCAAAATATGAAAGAACGGATTCAAGCTATAGGTGGCATTTTTGAGGTTAATAGCGAAACAGGACAAGGCACGGAAATACGTGTGAGTTTAAACATGGAGTTTATATGA
- a CDS encoding response regulator transcription factor: MIKLVLADDHRLMQDGLKSRLEREDNLEILDCVGNGKDALNSTLTLKPDVLLLDINMPKMNGIEVLEKLTKSASKTAVIMLSMHDSRDYVMRSVKAGAKGYVLKDVGSEELVMAINQVAQGRSYLCPQASDRLLEQINQKPEPKDNTLSKRESDVLKAITNGACNKEIADSLHISVRTVETHRLRIKKKLGATSTAALVKLALQKGLVN, from the coding sequence ATGATTAAGTTGGTTTTAGCCGATGATCATAGGTTAATGCAGGACGGGTTAAAATCTCGGTTAGAACGAGAAGATAACTTAGAGATCCTCGATTGCGTTGGAAATGGCAAGGATGCATTGAACAGTACATTAACTTTAAAACCGGATGTACTGCTTCTTGATATCAATATGCCCAAAATGAACGGAATTGAAGTGCTGGAAAAGCTGACAAAAAGTGCCAGCAAAACCGCCGTTATCATGCTCTCTATGCATGACAGTCGTGATTATGTCATGCGCTCGGTCAAAGCGGGAGCAAAGGGTTACGTATTAAAGGATGTCGGCTCGGAAGAGTTAGTCATGGCAATAAATCAAGTGGCACAGGGGCGATCTTACCTTTGCCCTCAGGCTTCTGACCGTTTATTGGAACAGATAAACCAGAAACCGGAACCGAAAGATAATACCTTATCAAAACGTGAGTCGGATGTGCTGAAAGCGATCACCAATGGTGCCTGCAACAAGGAGATTGCGGATTCACTGCACATTAGTGTTCGTACGGTAGAAACGCATCGACTGCGGATCAAAAAGAAACTCGGCGCTACGTCTACCGCTGCACTGGTAAAGCTTGCGCTACAGAAAGGGCTGGTGAACTGA
- a CDS encoding LysR family transcriptional regulator has protein sequence MSTNLLSSRQPILDKVVFFCAVVRAGSFREAALQQGISPAAGSRWVKELEESLSVELIKRSTRQLVTTQAGQLLYDKFAPLLPDIASLCEEVQNLAEEQQGEIKLSSTPLFARQYLTKIVAEYMTQHPQVNFKIFIEAGEFDPLNVDFAFRASASYQGEPEQDSLLVKRRLLREPLYLCASKYYLEQHGTPENPQELSQHRCLYARTLVGGNRWCFEHQGNVEIVTICDTLECDNSEMLLDLALEHAGIAYLPHSLVSGSIERGELVHILQDHQCASFDINMFYRPRTPMPERCSGFKEYLYRRVAELSDYS, from the coding sequence ATGTCTACTAACTTACTGTCGAGTCGACAGCCGATCTTAGATAAAGTCGTGTTTTTTTGCGCGGTTGTGCGCGCGGGATCATTTCGCGAAGCGGCATTGCAGCAAGGGATTTCTCCAGCCGCAGGGAGTCGCTGGGTTAAAGAGCTCGAAGAGTCGCTTTCTGTTGAACTGATAAAGCGAAGTACTCGCCAATTGGTGACCACGCAAGCTGGCCAGCTTCTCTATGATAAATTCGCCCCTTTACTGCCAGATATCGCCAGTCTATGTGAAGAGGTACAAAACTTAGCAGAGGAACAACAGGGTGAAATTAAGCTCTCTTCCACGCCATTATTCGCCCGCCAATATTTAACTAAGATCGTTGCAGAGTATATGACGCAACATCCGCAGGTGAATTTCAAAATATTTATTGAAGCAGGGGAATTTGATCCTCTCAATGTCGATTTTGCATTTCGTGCCAGTGCGAGTTATCAGGGCGAGCCAGAACAAGACTCGCTACTGGTTAAGCGTCGCTTGCTACGGGAGCCTTTGTATTTGTGTGCTTCCAAATACTACCTGGAGCAGCATGGAACGCCTGAAAACCCGCAAGAGCTCAGCCAACATCGTTGCTTGTATGCTCGTACGCTGGTGGGCGGGAATCGTTGGTGCTTCGAGCATCAGGGAAATGTAGAAATCGTGACCATTTGTGACACCTTGGAGTGTGACAACAGTGAAATGCTCTTGGATCTTGCTCTGGAACATGCCGGGATTGCCTACCTTCCGCACTCGCTGGTCTCTGGCTCAATAGAGAGAGGTGAGCTTGTTCATATCCTGCAAGATCATCAATGTGCCAGTTTCGACATCAACATGTTTTACCGTCCGCGGACGCCTATGCCAGAGCGTTGTAGTGGCTTCAAAGAGTACCTCTATCGGCGGGTAGCCGAGTTATCTGACTATTCCTAA
- a CDS encoding CoA-transferase: protein MVTKLTAEQAALWIEDGDAVLLGGFIGSVVPEAIERAIGERFRDTQSPRDLTLLFAAGQGDGQGRAINHLAEQGLVKCAIGGHWGLVPKLQQLAVDNLIQGYNLPQGIISHLLRDTAAGKLGTVSKVGLGTFVDPRLEGGKINQATSDDWVELIELGGEEHLFYRKLPVTVSILRGTTADENGNITMEDECLIVESLAAAQAARNNGGKVIVQVKQIVPAGKLDPHAVKIPGIFVDAVVVCEDPNEHMQTFASMMNPEFVGIENYGDNVTLKPSHSTQPKLDAKTIIARRAAMELEPNSILNLGIGAPEYIAEVAQQAGILDQFTLTVEPGAVGGTPQSGLDFGASRLPQAIIGQDQMFDFYDGGGVDQAFLGLAQSDASGNINVSRFGSKIAGCGGFINITQNAKKVYFCGTFTAQGVAVEVDNQAVNIVHEGKQKKFIKQVEQITFSATQALSNNKPVMYITERAVFRLSPSGLELIEIAPGVDLEKDILQQMEFAPVISPSLKIMPIAIFQPSFEFTL from the coding sequence GTGGTTACCAAGTTAACGGCAGAACAAGCGGCCCTTTGGATAGAAGACGGTGACGCGGTATTGCTTGGCGGTTTTATTGGTAGTGTGGTACCGGAAGCGATTGAAAGAGCAATAGGTGAACGCTTTAGAGACACTCAGTCACCGCGAGATTTAACGCTGCTATTTGCTGCAGGGCAAGGTGACGGTCAAGGCAGAGCAATCAACCATTTAGCGGAACAAGGGTTAGTGAAATGCGCCATTGGCGGGCACTGGGGGCTGGTTCCTAAACTTCAGCAATTAGCGGTAGACAACCTAATTCAAGGCTACAACTTGCCGCAGGGCATTATCTCCCATTTACTTCGAGATACGGCGGCGGGTAAGTTAGGCACGGTGAGTAAAGTTGGCTTAGGCACTTTTGTTGACCCACGTTTAGAAGGCGGAAAAATCAATCAGGCTACGTCCGATGATTGGGTAGAACTGATTGAACTCGGAGGGGAGGAGCATCTCTTTTATCGCAAGCTGCCAGTGACGGTTTCGATTCTTCGCGGTACGACCGCAGATGAAAATGGCAACATTACCATGGAAGACGAGTGTTTGATCGTCGAAAGCCTTGCCGCTGCGCAGGCTGCACGTAACAACGGCGGTAAGGTCATTGTTCAGGTAAAACAGATAGTACCAGCCGGAAAGCTAGATCCTCATGCCGTTAAAATTCCTGGAATCTTCGTCGATGCGGTTGTGGTGTGTGAAGACCCAAATGAGCACATGCAAACATTCGCCAGCATGATGAACCCAGAGTTTGTTGGTATTGAAAATTATGGTGACAACGTCACACTGAAGCCATCCCATTCAACCCAACCAAAGCTGGATGCAAAAACGATCATTGCGCGCCGTGCGGCTATGGAACTGGAACCTAATTCCATTCTTAATCTCGGTATTGGTGCGCCAGAATACATCGCAGAGGTCGCTCAACAAGCAGGAATACTTGACCAATTTACCTTAACGGTAGAACCCGGAGCTGTCGGTGGGACGCCGCAAAGCGGTTTAGATTTTGGGGCTTCCCGTTTACCTCAGGCGATTATCGGCCAAGACCAGATGTTTGATTTTTATGACGGTGGCGGTGTTGATCAGGCCTTTCTAGGGTTGGCACAAAGTGACGCATCAGGGAATATAAACGTATCGCGCTTTGGCAGTAAAATTGCTGGCTGCGGCGGGTTTATTAATATTACTCAGAACGCCAAAAAAGTTTACTTCTGTGGCACCTTTACCGCACAAGGCGTAGCTGTGGAAGTGGACAATCAGGCTGTTAATATCGTCCACGAAGGGAAACAGAAGAAGTTCATCAAGCAGGTTGAGCAGATTACTTTCAGCGCTACTCAAGCGTTGAGCAACAATAAACCTGTAATGTACATTACCGAGCGTGCCGTGTTCCGACTGTCTCCGTCTGGATTAGAGCTTATTGAAATCGCGCCAGGTGTGGATTTAGAAAAAGACATCCTACAGCAGATGGAATTCGCGCCTGTCATCAGTCCGTCACTGAAAATAATGCCAATTGCCATCTTCCAGCCATCATTCGAATTTACTCTATAA
- a CDS encoding beta-ketoacyl-ACP reductase, with translation MFENKVCLVTGAAQGIGRAIVERFANNGAQRVYALDVNAQILQSAFDGYGNVEPVVINICDRHAIENLVEIIREAHSQIDVLVNNAGVTRDALLEKMTEQDWDFVIDVNLKGVFNLTQAVAPIMMANNSGSIVTMSSVVGTDGNIGQSNYAATKGGVIAMTKGWAKEFARKGAQVRANCVAPGFIETPMTADLPTKVLELMKQKTPLGRMGTAEDIANGVEFLASDKSSFITGQVLKIDGGLVL, from the coding sequence ATGTTTGAAAACAAAGTCTGCTTAGTAACTGGAGCTGCTCAAGGTATTGGCCGAGCTATTGTGGAGCGATTTGCTAATAATGGTGCACAGCGTGTTTACGCCTTGGATGTGAATGCTCAAATTTTGCAAAGCGCATTTGACGGCTATGGAAATGTTGAGCCAGTGGTAATAAATATCTGTGATCGACACGCTATTGAAAATTTGGTCGAAATCATCAGAGAAGCCCATTCACAGATCGATGTTTTAGTGAATAACGCTGGAGTTACCCGTGATGCTCTATTGGAAAAAATGACTGAACAAGACTGGGATTTCGTCATCGACGTTAATCTCAAAGGCGTCTTCAATCTCACGCAGGCGGTTGCACCAATTATGATGGCCAACAATTCTGGTTCTATTGTGACTATGTCTTCGGTAGTGGGGACTGATGGCAACATTGGTCAGTCAAATTATGCCGCCACGAAAGGCGGTGTGATCGCAATGACGAAAGGTTGGGCCAAAGAGTTCGCACGTAAAGGGGCTCAGGTTCGTGCTAATTGTGTTGCGCCAGGTTTTATTGAAACGCCGATGACCGCTGATTTACCAACGAAAGTACTCGAATTAATGAAACAAAAAACGCCACTCGGTAGAATGGGGACCGCAGAAGACATTGCTAATGGCGTTGAATTTTTGGCCAGTGACAAGTCTAGCTTTATTACGGGGCAGGTGTTGAAGATCGATGGCGGCTTAGTTTTGTAA
- a CDS encoding MurR/RpiR family transcriptional regulator, with protein MTNNNSLSARITEHYSSLSDGNRRIADFLQVNPEKILMLSTSEIAEECLVSKTSVSRFIRKLGYNDHVALRNEMMSERDKGNPVITGELQDTGFCQDAISLEKLWMQLAEGNTAHIIRKLATAKRIKIIGYRNSYPLAMHFRQQLAQCRQGVELLPLPGQTIGEDLASINEDDFVILFGIRRRVANFERIVEFLKPYDCLLITDQSGQKYASTVNEVFVCYMNNELPLDSYAVPMSLIHYFVNETFILLKEEASNLSQTISANYHQLSELE; from the coding sequence ATGACGAATAACAACTCATTAAGTGCCCGTATTACGGAGCATTACTCTTCACTCAGTGATGGCAATAGACGCATCGCGGACTTCCTTCAGGTGAATCCAGAAAAAATACTGATGTTATCTACCAGTGAAATTGCTGAGGAATGCCTGGTATCCAAGACAAGTGTCAGCCGTTTTATTCGCAAACTTGGCTATAACGACCATGTCGCATTGAGAAATGAGATGATGTCAGAGCGGGATAAAGGCAACCCGGTAATCACTGGTGAGCTGCAGGATACAGGCTTTTGCCAGGATGCAATTTCGCTAGAAAAGTTATGGATGCAGTTAGCGGAAGGAAACACTGCGCACATTATCAGAAAGCTAGCGACTGCAAAGCGGATAAAAATTATTGGCTATCGTAATAGCTATCCATTAGCCATGCATTTTCGCCAACAACTCGCCCAATGTCGTCAGGGCGTCGAGCTGCTGCCTCTTCCGGGACAAACCATTGGTGAAGATTTAGCGTCGATAAACGAAGACGACTTTGTCATTTTGTTTGGTATTCGTCGTCGCGTTGCTAACTTTGAGCGAATTGTTGAGTTTCTTAAACCCTACGATTGTTTATTGATCACCGATCAATCGGGACAGAAGTATGCGTCGACGGTAAACGAGGTTTTCGTTTGTTATATGAATAATGAACTGCCGCTAGACAGTTACGCGGTTCCGATGAGTCTTATTCACTACTTTGTAAATGAAACTTTTATATTGCTAAAAGAAGAGGCTTCAAACCTCAGTCAAACGATCAGCGCTAATTATCATCAGTTGAGCGAACTAGAATAA
- a CDS encoding transporter substrate-binding domain-containing protein, protein MKLSKLVSLVAVAAALVTNISTVSANQLEAIKEKAVLKVAVPQDFPPFGSVGTDLKPQGYDIDMAKYLAKELNVKVELVPVTSANRIPYLQTQKVDLVISSMGKNPEREKAIDFSEAYAPFFLGVFGTSDENVAAAADLADKTIGVTRGSVEDIELSKIAPKSTTIKRFEDNNATLSSFLSGQIDLIATGNLVVTEIATRYPAKAPEAKFMLKNSPCYVGVVKGESELVEEVNKLISKAKAEGVLESLSQKWLKAPFPKDLGA, encoded by the coding sequence ATGAAATTATCTAAGTTAGTGTCTTTAGTCGCTGTTGCTGCGGCATTAGTTACCAACATTTCTACTGTGTCTGCAAACCAGTTGGAAGCCATCAAAGAAAAAGCGGTACTCAAAGTTGCGGTTCCACAAGACTTTCCTCCTTTTGGTTCTGTCGGAACAGATTTAAAGCCACAAGGGTATGACATTGATATGGCCAAATATCTGGCCAAAGAACTAAACGTAAAAGTGGAACTCGTACCCGTTACCAGTGCAAACCGCATTCCTTATCTACAAACTCAAAAAGTAGACTTGGTCATTTCCAGTATGGGTAAAAACCCAGAGCGTGAAAAAGCGATCGACTTCAGCGAAGCATACGCTCCTTTTTTCCTCGGCGTGTTCGGCACTTCAGATGAGAACGTCGCCGCAGCTGCAGATCTTGCTGATAAAACCATTGGTGTGACACGTGGCTCTGTTGAGGATATTGAACTAAGCAAAATTGCGCCAAAGAGTACAACGATCAAGCGTTTTGAAGACAACAACGCGACATTGTCGTCATTCCTATCGGGTCAGATTGACCTCATTGCAACGGGTAACCTGGTGGTAACCGAGATCGCGACTCGATACCCAGCGAAAGCACCAGAAGCTAAGTTCATGCTGAAGAACTCGCCTTGTTATGTCGGTGTGGTGAAAGGTGAAAGTGAACTCGTTGAAGAGGTAAACAAGCTTATTTCAAAAGCGAAAGCAGAAGGCGTATTAGAGTCACTATCGCAAAAATGGCTAAAAGCGCCTTTCCCTAAAGATCTTGGTGCATAA
- a CDS encoding amino acid ABC transporter permease yields the protein MSYQLEFTGLAPYLPQFVAGLRTTVELTVLSTVAGLAVGTLCAAGRTSKQAWLRWSCASYIELTRNTPFIVQLFFIFFGLPALGVKLSAWEAGFIAMVFNLGAYSAEIIRAGIDATPKGQWEAGKTLGLTRRQIFTRIVLPPAYQKVYPALVSQCIIVMLGSAVVSQISVEELTFAANFVQSRTFLSFESYAVTALIYLVLAILMRQLFALIKARVFKNPAL from the coding sequence ATGAGTTACCAGTTAGAATTTACTGGCTTGGCTCCCTACCTGCCACAGTTTGTGGCAGGTTTACGGACAACCGTCGAGTTAACTGTTCTTTCAACGGTTGCTGGGTTAGCCGTGGGAACCTTGTGCGCTGCAGGGCGTACAAGTAAGCAAGCATGGTTACGTTGGTCATGTGCCTCCTATATAGAGTTAACACGTAACACCCCATTTATTGTTCAGTTATTTTTTATCTTTTTTGGTTTACCAGCGCTAGGTGTCAAGCTAAGTGCCTGGGAGGCGGGCTTCATTGCGATGGTATTTAACCTTGGTGCCTACAGTGCGGAGATCATCCGAGCGGGTATCGATGCAACACCTAAAGGCCAATGGGAGGCGGGTAAAACGTTAGGTTTAACCAGACGCCAAATTTTTACTCGAATCGTATTGCCTCCTGCTTATCAGAAGGTTTATCCAGCGTTGGTCAGTCAGTGCATTATCGTCATGCTCGGCTCTGCCGTCGTTTCTCAGATTTCAGTTGAGGAGCTGACCTTTGCGGCTAACTTTGTGCAGTCCAGAACCTTTTTAAGTTTTGAATCTTATGCTGTTACTGCACTGATTTACCTTGTTCTTGCGATTTTAATGCGTCAGCTGTTTGCATTGATCAAAGCTCGCGTATTCAAAAACCCAGCGCTGTAG